In a genomic window of Nocardia fluminea:
- a CDS encoding class 1 fructose-bisphosphatase, with protein sequence MPNGLKTLTRYTIEEEHRHPGSSGEFSALVNVVATAAKIIANQVTRGAIVGSGVQDETSVSGRLDVLTDEIMVGQTQWSGHLSGLLSEQHATVLPSTQRRGKYLLAYDALDGSSNIDVNLPVGSIFSILRAPDAVVAGDAEPAETDFLQPGVEQVCAGFTLYGPATMLVLTTGSGVDGFTLDREIGAFVLTHPQMRIPEDTSGFAINAANERFWERPVRRYVLECLEGVEGPRGRDFNMRWVASLVADTFHILTRGGLYLYPRDTRNPALPGRVSLLYGANPIAFIVEQAGGAATTGHERMMEVAPAHVHQRVPFIFGSRNEVLRIERYHREPDAGKRFDSSLFGTRSLFRPAKHDQRT encoded by the coding sequence ATGCCGAATGGACTGAAAACGCTGACCCGGTACACGATCGAGGAAGAGCATCGGCATCCCGGTTCGTCGGGGGAGTTCTCCGCGTTGGTGAATGTGGTGGCGACGGCGGCGAAGATCATCGCCAATCAGGTGACGCGGGGGGCGATCGTCGGATCGGGGGTGCAGGACGAGACGTCGGTGAGTGGGCGGCTCGATGTGTTGACCGATGAGATCATGGTGGGGCAGACGCAGTGGTCGGGGCATTTGTCGGGGTTGTTGTCGGAGCAGCATGCGACGGTGTTGCCTTCGACGCAACGGCGGGGGAAGTATTTACTGGCGTATGACGCACTCGACGGGTCCAGCAATATCGACGTGAACCTGCCTGTCGGCTCGATTTTCAGCATTCTGCGGGCACCGGACGCGGTGGTCGCCGGCGACGCGGAACCGGCCGAAACCGATTTCTTGCAGCCAGGTGTGGAGCAGGTGTGTGCGGGGTTCACGCTGTACGGGCCCGCCACGATGCTGGTCCTCACCACGGGCAGTGGTGTCGACGGGTTCACCCTCGATCGGGAGATCGGTGCGTTCGTGCTGACGCATCCGCAGATGCGCATTCCTGAGGACACGTCAGGCTTTGCGATCAATGCCGCCAATGAGCGGTTCTGGGAGCGACCGGTGCGCCGGTACGTGCTCGAGTGTTTGGAGGGAGTGGAAGGGCCACGCGGGCGCGACTTCAATATGCGGTGGGTGGCGTCGCTGGTCGCGGACACCTTCCATATTCTGACCAGGGGCGGGCTGTATCTGTACCCGCGCGATACGCGCAATCCCGCACTGCCGGGCCGTGTTTCGCTGCTGTACGGGGCCAATCCGATCGCGTTCATCGTCGAGCAGGCCGGTGGGGCGGCGACCACCGGGCACGAGCGCATGATGGAGGTCGCCCCGGCGCACGTGCACCAGCGGGTGCCGTTCATCTTCGGCTCACGCAACGAGGTGCTGCGCATCGAGCGGTATCACCGGGAACCGGACGCGGGCAAGCGGTTCGACAGCTCGCTGTTCGGGACACGGTCACTGTTCCGGCCCGCCAAACACGATCAGCGCACGTAG
- a CDS encoding TIGR02452 family protein, producing MPVIRDDQGELTRPFPVTLLTSPAPNTTQLARRAGTVDVRDVLAQRAERVIAVAARHEVRILVLGAWGCGVFGNDPAVVADAFAAALNRWGAAFDWVVFAVWDRATVSANRAAFQARFGWIARCGAGSAERSSAFGGSSHCL from the coding sequence GTGCCGGTCATCCGTGACGATCAAGGTGAACTGACGAGGCCGTTCCCGGTGACTCTTCTGACCTCGCCCGCACCCAATACCACCCAATTGGCGCGCCGCGCCGGCACGGTGGATGTGCGTGATGTGCTGGCGCAGCGCGCTGAACGGGTGATTGCCGTCGCGGCACGACACGAAGTGCGCATACTGGTCCTCGGCGCGTGGGGTTGCGGGGTGTTCGGCAATGATCCGGCCGTAGTCGCTGATGCCTTCGCCGCAGCCTTGAACCGGTGGGGAGCCGCGTTCGATTGGGTGGTGTTCGCGGTATGGGATCGCGCCACCGTCTCGGCAAACCGCGCTGCCTTCCAGGCGCGTTTCGGCTGGATCGCCCGCTGCGGTGCTGGGTCGGCGGAGCGAAGTTCGGCGTTTGGGGGGAGTTCACATTGCTTGTGA
- a CDS encoding MerR family transcriptional regulator — translation MRIGELARLAQLSPKAIRRYEALGLVAPERHSNGFREYDEHTVRLVREIRSLNRLGIPVEETRPFLDCLATGGEHVDDCPASLAEYQRTIDALTAEIDALTARRDALTDRLREAAHRHSSTRTLPWPTAVSALRPSSGGDGTTRPTERTPHKPTESKESR, via the coding sequence ATGAGGATCGGAGAGCTCGCGCGGCTGGCTCAGCTCAGCCCGAAGGCAATCAGGCGGTACGAGGCCCTGGGGCTGGTCGCACCGGAACGGCACTCCAACGGCTTCCGTGAATACGACGAGCACACCGTGCGGCTGGTACGGGAAATCCGATCTCTGAATCGCCTGGGAATTCCGGTCGAGGAGACGCGCCCGTTCCTGGACTGTCTGGCCACCGGCGGCGAACATGTCGACGACTGCCCGGCGTCACTGGCGGAATATCAGCGGACGATCGACGCACTCACGGCGGAAATCGACGCTCTCACCGCCCGCCGGGACGCACTCACCGATCGGCTCCGCGAGGCCGCACACCGCCACAGCTCCACACGAACGCTCCCGTGGCCGACGGCCGTCTCCGCACTGCGGCCCTCATCAGGCGGCGACGGAACGACTCGACCGACCGAGCGAACACCCCACAAACCCACCGAATCGAAGGAATCCCGATGA
- a CDS encoding thioredoxin family protein: MTPSSAIAGTVAVTDETFDRDVLARPGLVLVEVWATWCPSCKMLAPVLAEVARERVDSLAVRTLNADENPLTARNFQVMAAPTLLLFRDGQLLRTLVGARSKTRLLAELDDAASR; encoded by the coding sequence ATGACCCCGAGTTCTGCGATCGCCGGCACCGTCGCGGTGACCGATGAGACATTCGACCGCGACGTGCTCGCCCGTCCCGGCCTCGTGCTCGTGGAGGTCTGGGCCACCTGGTGCCCCTCGTGCAAGATGCTCGCCCCGGTGCTGGCCGAAGTCGCCCGCGAACGTGTGGACTCGCTCGCTGTTCGCACTCTCAACGCTGATGAGAACCCACTGACCGCGCGCAACTTCCAGGTCATGGCGGCCCCGACACTGCTGCTCTTCCGCGACGGTCAACTCCTGCGGACCCTCGTCGGCGCCCGTTCCAAGACCCGGCTGCTCGCCGAGTTGGACGACGCAGCAAGTCGCTGA
- a CDS encoding Rv3143 family two-component system response regulator, with translation MAESHGSTPLRVLVYSNDADTRQQVILALGRRPRADLPELDFFEVATAPVVIEQMDAGGIDLAILDGESAPTGGLGIAKQLKDEIEQCPPVVVLTGRPDDAWLANWSRAEAAVSHPIDAMQLTNAVAGILLAR, from the coding sequence GTGGCCGAATCCCATGGTTCCACCCCTCTGCGTGTGCTGGTCTACAGCAACGATGCCGATACCCGCCAACAGGTGATCCTGGCGCTGGGCCGTAGGCCGCGCGCCGATCTACCCGAGCTCGATTTCTTCGAGGTCGCTACCGCGCCGGTGGTCATCGAGCAGATGGATGCCGGTGGGATCGATCTGGCGATCCTGGACGGTGAATCCGCCCCGACGGGTGGGCTCGGCATCGCCAAGCAGCTCAAGGACGAGATCGAGCAGTGCCCGCCGGTGGTCGTGCTCACCGGCCGTCCCGATGACGCGTGGCTGGCCAACTGGTCACGCGCCGAGGCCGCCGTCTCGCACCCGATCGACGCCATGCAGCTCACCAACGCGGTCGCGGGCATCCTGCTCGCCCGCTGA
- a CDS encoding NADH-quinone oxidoreductase subunit A: protein MNIEVPALVLGAIAAAFAVFSVIMASLIGPKRYNRAKLEPYECGIEPTPHAIAGGPGNAAGQRFPVKYYLTAMLFIIFDIEIVFLYPWAVHFDTLGLFGLAAMALFIVNVSVAYAYEWRRGGLSWE, encoded by the coding sequence GTGAACATCGAGGTGCCCGCACTCGTACTCGGCGCCATCGCCGCGGCGTTCGCGGTGTTCTCCGTCATCATGGCGTCGCTGATCGGTCCGAAGCGCTACAACCGGGCCAAACTCGAACCCTATGAATGCGGCATCGAGCCGACCCCGCACGCCATCGCCGGTGGCCCGGGAAATGCAGCGGGACAGCGCTTTCCGGTGAAGTACTACCTCACGGCGATGCTGTTCATCATCTTCGACATCGAGATCGTGTTCTTGTACCCGTGGGCCGTGCATTTCGACACGCTCGGGCTGTTCGGTCTCGCCGCGATGGCGCTGTTCATCGTCAACGTGTCTGTCGCCTACGCCTACGAGTGGCGTCGCGGCGGCCTCAGCTGGGAATGA
- a CDS encoding NuoB/complex I 20 kDa subunit family protein: MGLEEKLPSGFLLSTVEDFAGYLRKGSVWPATFGLACCAIEMMATGAGRFDIARFGMEAFRASPRQADLMIVAGRVSQKMAPVLRQVYDQMTEPKWVLAMGVCASSGGMFNNYAIVQGVDHIVPVDIYLPGCPPRPEMLLNAILALHAKIAEMPMGVNREEAIRAAEKAALASTPTIRMEGLLR; the protein is encoded by the coding sequence ATGGGTCTCGAAGAGAAACTGCCCAGCGGGTTCCTGCTGAGCACGGTCGAGGATTTCGCCGGCTACCTGCGTAAGGGCTCCGTCTGGCCCGCCACGTTCGGGCTGGCGTGCTGCGCGATCGAGATGATGGCCACCGGTGCCGGACGATTCGACATCGCCCGCTTCGGCATGGAAGCATTCCGCGCTTCCCCGCGCCAGGCCGACCTGATGATCGTGGCGGGCCGGGTGAGCCAGAAGATGGCGCCGGTGCTGCGCCAGGTCTACGACCAGATGACCGAACCCAAATGGGTGCTGGCCATGGGGGTCTGCGCCTCCTCGGGCGGCATGTTCAACAACTACGCCATCGTGCAGGGCGTCGACCACATCGTCCCGGTCGACATCTACCTGCCCGGCTGCCCGCCCCGCCCGGAGATGCTGCTCAACGCGATTCTGGCGCTGCACGCGAAAATCGCCGAGATGCCGATGGGCGTCAACCGCGAGGAAGCGATCCGCGCCGCGGAGAAGGCCGCGCTGGCCAGCACGCCGACCATCCGGATGGAGGGTCTGCTGCGATGA
- a CDS encoding NADH-quinone oxidoreductase subunit C — protein sequence MTFDSPDNTDNPAEHQVPEESPAQAQPKPPQDEVIGTRRGMFGVSGTGDTSGYGGLVTPVALPGGTTPPYGSWFDAFVGTLRAALVGRVIAFDTVIEKIVVFRDELTLHVKREHLVAVASALRDDSTLRFELCLGVNGVHYPDDDGRELHAVYHLKSITHGRRVRLEVSAPDADPHIPSLFSVYPTVDWHERETYDFFGILFDGHPSLTRITMPDDWRGHPQRKDYPLGGIPVEYKGARIPPPDERRTYS from the coding sequence ATGACCTTCGACTCCCCCGACAACACCGACAACCCTGCCGAGCACCAGGTTCCGGAGGAATCACCCGCACAGGCGCAACCGAAACCACCGCAGGACGAGGTCATCGGCACCCGGCGCGGCATGTTCGGCGTCAGCGGCACCGGTGACACCTCCGGCTACGGCGGCCTGGTCACCCCGGTCGCGCTGCCCGGTGGCACCACACCCCCGTACGGCAGCTGGTTCGACGCCTTCGTCGGCACCTTGCGTGCCGCACTCGTGGGCCGGGTCATCGCCTTCGACACCGTGATCGAGAAGATCGTGGTGTTCCGCGACGAACTCACCCTGCACGTGAAGCGCGAACACCTCGTCGCGGTCGCGAGCGCGTTGCGCGATGACAGCACACTGCGATTCGAACTGTGCCTGGGCGTCAACGGGGTGCACTATCCCGATGACGACGGCCGCGAACTGCACGCCGTCTATCACCTGAAGTCGATCACGCACGGCCGCCGTGTGCGGCTGGAAGTGTCCGCGCCCGATGCCGATCCGCACATCCCGTCGCTGTTCTCGGTCTATCCGACGGTCGACTGGCACGAACGTGAAACCTACGACTTCTTCGGCATCCTCTTCGACGGGCACCCCTCCCTGACCCGCATCACCATGCCCGACGACTGGCGCGGGCATCCGCAGCGCAAGGACTACCCGCTCGGCGGGATCCCGGTGGAGTACAAGGGCGCGCGTATACCGCCGCCCGACGAGCGGAGGACCTACAGCTGA
- the nuoD gene encoding NADH dehydrogenase (quinone) subunit D produces MTDTDFRRDEPPVVTVAGQDWDQVSEVIDGGAEERIVVNMGPQHPSTHGVLRLILEIEGETVTEARCGIGYLHTGIEKNLEFRNWTQGVTFVTRMDYLSPFFNETAYCLGVEKLLDITDQIPERATVVRVLLMELNRISSHLVALATGGMELGALTPMLFGFRERELILDVFENITGLRMNHAYIRPGGLAQDLPADGVTKVRELLDLLPGRLRDMEHLLSANPIWKKRTQDIGYLDLTGCMALGITGPVLRATGLPHDLRKSDPYCGYENYEFDIPTTTGCDCYGRYIIRVAEMTESIKIVEQCLDKLRPGPVMIDDKKIAWPADLELGPDGLGNSPKHIGKIMGSSMESLIHHFKLVTEGIRVPAGQVYTAVESPRGELGVHMVSDGSTQPYRVHYRDPSFTNLQAVAAMCEGGMVADVIASVASIDPVMGGVDR; encoded by the coding sequence ATGACCGACACCGACTTCCGCCGCGACGAACCACCGGTAGTGACCGTCGCAGGCCAGGACTGGGACCAGGTCAGCGAAGTGATCGACGGCGGCGCCGAAGAACGCATCGTGGTGAACATGGGCCCGCAGCATCCGTCCACGCACGGGGTGTTGCGCCTGATCCTCGAGATCGAAGGCGAAACCGTCACCGAGGCCCGCTGTGGCATCGGCTACCTCCACACCGGCATCGAGAAGAACCTGGAATTCCGCAACTGGACCCAGGGCGTCACCTTCGTGACCCGGATGGACTACCTGTCCCCGTTCTTCAACGAGACCGCCTACTGCCTCGGCGTGGAGAAACTCCTCGACATCACCGACCAGATCCCCGAACGCGCCACGGTGGTGCGGGTGCTGCTCATGGAGCTCAATCGCATCTCCTCGCACCTGGTGGCGCTGGCCACCGGCGGCATGGAGCTGGGCGCGCTCACCCCGATGCTGTTCGGCTTCCGTGAACGTGAACTCATCCTCGATGTCTTCGAGAACATCACCGGCCTGCGGATGAACCATGCCTATATCCGCCCGGGCGGCCTGGCCCAGGATCTGCCCGCCGACGGCGTGACCAAGGTCAGGGAACTGCTCGATCTGCTGCCCGGACGCCTGCGCGATATGGAGCACCTGCTCAGCGCGAACCCGATCTGGAAGAAGCGCACCCAGGACATCGGCTATCTCGATCTCACCGGCTGCATGGCACTGGGCATCACCGGGCCTGTTCTGCGCGCCACAGGTCTGCCGCACGATCTGCGCAAATCAGATCCGTACTGCGGGTACGAGAACTACGAATTCGACATCCCGACGACCACCGGCTGTGACTGCTACGGCCGCTACATCATCCGGGTCGCCGAGATGACCGAGTCGATCAAGATCGTCGAACAGTGCCTGGACAAGCTGCGGCCGGGGCCGGTGATGATCGACGACAAGAAGATCGCCTGGCCCGCCGACCTGGAACTGGGCCCCGACGGCCTCGGTAACTCGCCCAAACACATCGGCAAGATCATGGGCAGCTCCATGGAATCGCTGATCCACCACTTCAAGCTCGTCACCGAGGGCATCAGAGTGCCTGCGGGACAGGTGTACACGGCGGTGGAATCCCCGCGTGGGGAACTCGGTGTGCACATGGTCAGCGACGGCAGCACCCAGCCCTACCGGGTGCACTACCGCGACCCCTCGTTCACCAACCTGCAAGCGGTGGCCGCGATGTGCGAGGGCGGCATGGTCGCCGACGTGATCGCCTCGGTCGCCAGCATCGACCCCGTCATGGGCGGAGTAGACCGATGA
- the nuoE gene encoding NADH-quinone oxidoreductase subunit NuoE, giving the protein MTIEKASSTPILLSLSTRPEPYPPHVRERLELDAKEIITRYPHPRSALLPLLHLVQAEEGYVTGTGIDFCADHLNLTGAEVTAVATFYSMYRRTPTGDYHVGVCTNTLCAVLGGDVIYEALQQHLDLEHGETTADGAITLEHIECNAACDYAPVMMVNWEFFDNQTPESAVAIADALRAGHQVRPTRGAPLCTFRETSRILAGFPDERPGALDGAPGAPTLAGLETGSAEVDSTGGSR; this is encoded by the coding sequence ATGACAATCGAAAAAGCTTCCAGCACACCGATTCTGCTGAGCCTGAGCACCCGTCCCGAACCGTATCCGCCGCACGTGCGCGAACGCCTCGAACTCGATGCCAAGGAGATCATCACCCGCTACCCGCATCCGCGCTCTGCCCTGCTGCCCTTGCTGCACCTGGTGCAAGCCGAGGAGGGATATGTGACCGGTACCGGCATCGACTTCTGCGCCGATCACCTGAACCTCACCGGCGCGGAGGTGACCGCGGTCGCCACGTTCTATTCGATGTACCGCCGCACCCCCACCGGCGACTATCACGTCGGCGTCTGCACCAACACCCTGTGCGCGGTCCTCGGCGGCGACGTCATCTACGAAGCGCTGCAACAACATCTGGACCTCGAGCACGGCGAAACCACCGCCGACGGCGCCATCACACTCGAACACATCGAATGCAACGCCGCCTGCGATTACGCGCCGGTCATGATGGTGAACTGGGAATTCTTCGACAACCAGACCCCCGAATCGGCCGTTGCGATCGCCGACGCCCTCCGAGCGGGCCACCAGGTCCGCCCGACTCGCGGCGCACCACTGTGCACGTTCCGCGAGACCTCCCGCATCCTCGCCGGATTCCCCGACGAACGCCCCGGCGCGCTGGACGGAGCACCGGGCGCACCCACCTTGGCAGGGCTCGAAACCGGTTCCGCAGAAGTGGACTCGACAGGGGGATCGCGATGA
- the nuoF gene encoding NADH-quinone oxidoreductase subunit NuoF translates to MTTLTPVLSEHWATPRSWTLESYRATGGYDGLRTALRTTPDEVIQTVKDAGLRGRGGAGFPTGMKWSFIPQGPGPDGTMKPHYLVVNADESEPGTCKDIPLMLATPHTLIEGIVIAAYAIRAATAFIYVRGEVVPVLRRLQAAVAEAYAAGLLGHDILGSGFDLDLIVHAGAGAYICGEETALLDSLEGRRGQPRLRPPFPAVAGLYACPTVVNNVESIASVPSILRNGTEWFRSMGSEKSPGFTLYSLSGHVARPGQYEAPLGITLRELLDYAGGVRAGHTLKFWTPGGSSTPLFTDEHLDVALDYEGVAAAGSMLGTKALQIFDDTTCVVRAVLRWTEFYAHESCGKCTPCREGTYWLVQLLHRLEAGHGTEADLDKLADIADNINGKSFCALGDGAASPIFSSLKYFRDEYLAHQRLGGCPFDPAASTVWAPAKEDR, encoded by the coding sequence ATGACGACTCTCACCCCCGTTCTCAGCGAACACTGGGCCACCCCGCGGTCCTGGACCCTGGAAAGCTACCGGGCGACCGGTGGCTACGACGGACTGCGCACCGCCCTGCGCACAACACCCGACGAGGTGATCCAGACCGTCAAGGACGCGGGTCTGCGCGGTCGTGGCGGTGCGGGCTTCCCCACCGGGATGAAGTGGTCGTTCATTCCGCAGGGTCCCGGCCCCGACGGCACCATGAAACCGCACTACCTCGTCGTCAACGCCGACGAATCCGAACCCGGCACCTGCAAAGACATCCCGTTGATGCTGGCCACCCCGCACACCCTCATCGAAGGCATCGTGATCGCCGCCTACGCGATCAGGGCCGCGACCGCGTTCATCTACGTGCGCGGCGAGGTGGTGCCGGTTCTGCGCCGGCTGCAAGCCGCCGTCGCCGAGGCCTACGCGGCGGGCCTGCTCGGCCACGACATCCTCGGCTCGGGTTTCGACCTCGACCTGATCGTGCACGCCGGCGCGGGCGCTTACATCTGCGGTGAGGAAACCGCACTGCTCGATTCCCTCGAAGGCAGGCGCGGACAGCCCCGCCTGCGCCCACCGTTCCCCGCCGTCGCGGGCCTGTACGCGTGCCCGACGGTCGTGAACAATGTGGAATCCATCGCCAGCGTGCCCTCGATCCTGCGCAACGGCACCGAATGGTTCCGTTCGATGGGCAGCGAGAAATCACCCGGCTTCACCCTGTACTCCCTGTCCGGACACGTCGCACGCCCCGGGCAGTACGAGGCCCCGCTGGGCATCACCTTGCGCGAACTGCTCGATTACGCGGGCGGTGTGCGAGCCGGTCACACCCTCAAGTTCTGGACCCCGGGTGGTTCCTCGACCCCGCTGTTCACCGACGAACACCTCGATGTCGCCCTCGACTACGAAGGTGTCGCCGCCGCCGGATCCATGTTGGGCACCAAGGCCTTACAGATCTTCGACGACACCACCTGCGTCGTGCGCGCCGTCCTGCGCTGGACCGAGTTCTACGCCCACGAATCCTGCGGCAAGTGCACGCCGTGCCGCGAAGGCACCTACTGGCTCGTGCAGTTGCTGCATCGACTCGAAGCGGGCCACGGCACCGAAGCCGATTTGGACAAGCTCGCCGATATCGCCGACAACATCAACGGCAAATCGTTCTGCGCGCTCGGCGACGGCGCGGCCAGCCCGATCTTCTCCTCGCTGAAGTACTTCCGCGACGAATATCTCGCGCATCAGCGACTCGGCGGCTGCCCGTTCGACCCGGCCGCCTCGACCGTGTGGGCACCAGCGAAAGAGGACCGATGA
- a CDS encoding NADH-quinone oxidoreductase subunit G gives MVSVTIDDTTIEVPVGTLLIRAAELIGVQIPRFCDHPLLDPVGACRQCLVEVEGQRKPVASCTIPVTDGMIVRTQLSSPVAEKAQRGVMELLLINHPLDCPVCDKGGECPLQNQAMSTGSAESRFDGEKRTYPKPIPLSTAVLLDRERCVLCARCTRFSQQVAGDPFIELMDRGALQQVGVAQAEPLDSYFSGNTVQICPVGALTGTSYRFRARPFDLVSTPSVCEHCSSGCAQRTDHRRGKVLRRLAGDDPQVNEEWNCDKGRWAFAYATERDRLTTPMVRGWDGVLAPASWPEALTAAAAGLSAAIGNAGVLVGGRVTEEEAYAYSKFARMVLATNDIDFRSRVHSEEEERFLAARVAGRGVRVDYAALDRAPAVLLVGFEPEEESPIVYLRLRKAARTRGQRVVSLAPFASRGLERMSGALIRTSPCEEADVIASIMAETSADAAELMTLLNTPGAVIMAGERLAGSPGALSAVTRLADATGAALAWVPRRAGERGALEAGALPSLLPGGRPVVDPAARQQVRHRWQAGELPVTAGRDADAILAGAAQLGALVIGGVDPADTADPAAALAALDAARFVVSLEMRHSAVTERADVVFPVATAMEKSGTFRTWEGRPRPFAAASLDTTRRVAAPLSDLRVLHSLAAQMGVPINLPDPAAARAELDGLGTWTGEPIPAPELTSQTRPVPGPGTAVLAGWRMLLDAGRMQDGEPNLAGVARPPVARLSAATAAEIEADEADHVIVSTDRGEISVPLMITDLPDRVVWLPLHSPGSTVAAELGVTPGAVVRLRRADDRMKEHRHE, from the coding sequence ATGGTGAGCGTCACCATCGACGACACCACGATCGAAGTTCCCGTCGGCACCTTGCTGATCCGTGCCGCCGAACTGATCGGCGTGCAGATCCCGCGCTTCTGCGATCACCCCCTGCTCGACCCGGTCGGCGCGTGCCGCCAGTGCCTCGTCGAGGTGGAAGGGCAGCGAAAGCCGGTCGCCTCCTGCACAATCCCGGTCACCGACGGCATGATCGTGCGCACCCAGCTCAGCTCCCCGGTCGCCGAAAAGGCCCAGCGTGGGGTGATGGAGCTGCTGCTCATCAACCATCCCCTGGACTGCCCCGTCTGTGACAAGGGCGGCGAGTGCCCGCTACAGAACCAGGCGATGTCCACCGGCAGCGCCGAGTCGCGCTTCGACGGCGAGAAGCGGACATACCCGAAGCCGATCCCGCTGTCCACGGCGGTGCTGCTCGATCGGGAGCGGTGCGTGCTGTGCGCCCGCTGTACCCGGTTCTCCCAGCAGGTCGCCGGCGACCCGTTCATCGAACTGATGGATCGTGGTGCGCTGCAACAGGTCGGCGTCGCCCAGGCCGAACCCCTCGACTCCTATTTCTCCGGCAACACCGTCCAGATCTGTCCGGTGGGCGCGCTCACCGGTACCTCGTACCGTTTCCGTGCCCGCCCGTTCGACCTGGTCTCCACCCCGAGCGTGTGCGAGCACTGTTCCTCCGGATGCGCGCAACGCACCGATCACCGTCGCGGAAAAGTATTGCGTCGCTTGGCCGGTGACGACCCGCAGGTCAACGAGGAATGGAACTGCGACAAGGGCCGCTGGGCCTTCGCCTACGCCACCGAACGCGACCGGCTCACCACGCCGATGGTGCGTGGCTGGGACGGTGTCCTCGCCCCGGCCTCCTGGCCCGAAGCACTCACCGCCGCCGCCGCGGGCCTGAGCGCCGCGATCGGCAATGCCGGAGTGCTCGTCGGCGGCCGCGTCACCGAGGAGGAGGCGTACGCGTACAGCAAGTTCGCGCGCATGGTCCTCGCGACCAACGACATCGATTTCCGCAGCCGGGTGCATTCGGAGGAGGAAGAACGATTCCTCGCCGCCCGCGTCGCAGGCCGCGGTGTCCGCGTCGACTACGCCGCCCTCGACCGCGCCCCCGCCGTGCTGCTCGTCGGGTTCGAACCGGAGGAGGAATCGCCCATCGTCTACCTGCGGCTGCGCAAGGCCGCACGGACGCGCGGGCAACGGGTGGTATCGCTGGCGCCGTTCGCCTCCCGCGGCCTCGAACGCATGTCGGGTGCCCTCATCCGAACCTCGCCCTGCGAGGAAGCCGATGTCATCGCCTCGATCATGGCCGAAACCTCCGCCGACGCCGCCGAACTCATGACATTGCTGAACACCCCCGGCGCGGTGATCATGGCGGGCGAACGTCTCGCGGGCAGTCCCGGCGCGCTGTCGGCGGTGACCCGCCTGGCCGACGCCACCGGTGCCGCGCTGGCCTGGGTGCCTCGTCGCGCGGGCGAACGCGGCGCGCTGGAGGCGGGCGCACTGCCCAGTCTGTTGCCCGGTGGCAGGCCGGTCGTGGATCCTGCGGCACGGCAGCAGGTTCGGCACCGGTGGCAGGCCGGTGAACTTCCCGTCACGGCCGGGCGCGACGCCGACGCGATCCTGGCCGGTGCCGCCCAGCTGGGTGCGCTGGTCATCGGCGGCGTCGACCCGGCCGACACGGCAGACCCGGCCGCCGCACTGGCCGCCCTCGACGCCGCCCGGTTCGTCGTCAGTCTCGAAATGCGGCACAGCGCCGTCACCGAACGCGCCGATGTCGTGTTCCCGGTGGCGACAGCGATGGAGAAGTCCGGCACCTTCCGCACCTGGGAAGGACGCCCGCGCCCCTTCGCCGCGGCCTCACTCGACACCACCCGTCGCGTCGCCGCCCCATTGTCGGATCTTCGGGTGCTGCACTCGCTGGCCGCACAGATGGGCGTCCCGATCAACCTGCCCGACCCCGCCGCCGCCCGCGCGGAACTCGACGGGCTCGGTACCTGGACCGGTGAGCCCATCCCCGCGCCGGAGCTGACCAGCCAGACCCGTCCCGTTCCCGGGCCGGGAACGGCCGTGCTCGCCGGCTGGCGGATGCTGCTCGACGCCGGTCGGATGCAGGACGGTGAACCGAATCTCGCCGGGGTGGCCCGCCCGCCGGTCGCGCGGCTCTCGGCCGCGACCGCCGCCGAGATCGAAGCCGACGAAGCCGATCACGTCATCGTCTCCACCGACCGCGGCGAGATCTCGGTGCCGTTGATGATCACGGACCTGCCCGACCGGGTGGTGTGGCTGCCGCTGCACTCGCCCGGTTCGACGGTCGCCGCCGAACTCGGTGTGACACCCGGCGCCGTGGTGCGTCTGCGTCGCGCCGACGACAGGATGAAGGAACACCGTCATGAGTGA